The proteins below come from a single Oenanthe melanoleuca isolate GR-GAL-2019-014 chromosome Z, OMel1.0, whole genome shotgun sequence genomic window:
- the LOX gene encoding protein-lysine 6-oxidase isoform X2 has product MRFAPPGLLLAQLHACIYWSCLCPAGCQQQPPRRDPPPPPAAWRQRIQWENNGQVYSLLSLGSQYQPPRRRQAAEAAGSPILLLRNNGTLQPRRAARPAAAQPQPQPLPAAGSRAASGARHWFQAGYQAPAGGRAAAAPRSPAAAASAARSAAPGAPRPSPAGGTGTDGNGSSAGAGSLPPLSSFRPGREDVMVGDDPYNPYKYTDDNPYYNYYDTYERPRQGSRYRPGYGTGYFQYGLPDLVPDPYYIQASTYVQRMSMYNLRCAAEENCLASSAYRADVRDYDNRVLLRFPQRVKNQGTSDFLPSRPRYSWEWHSCHQHYHSMDEFSHYDLLDASSHRKVAEGHKASFCLEDTSCDYGYYRRYACTAHTQGLSPGCYDTYNADIDCQWIDITDVKPGNYILKVSVNPSYLVPESDYSNNIVRCDIRYTGHHAYASGCTISP; this is encoded by the exons ATGCGTTTCGCGCCGCCGGGGCTCCTGCTCGCCCAGCTTCACGCCTGCATCTactggagctgcctctgccccgccggctgccagcagcagccgccgcGCCGGGatcccccgccgccgcccgccgcctgGAGGCAGCGGATCCAGTGGGAGAACAACGGGCAGGTGTACAGCCTGCTGAGCCTGGGCTCGCAGTACCAGCCCCCGCGGCGCAGGCaggcggcggaggcggcgggcagccccatcctgctgctgcgGAACAACGGCACGCTGCAGCCGCGGAGagccgcccgccccgccgccgcgcagccccagccccagcccctgcccgcCGCCGGCAGCCGCGCCGCCTCCGGCGCCCGGCACTGGTTCCAGGCCGGCTACCAGGCTCCCGCCgggggccgcgccgccgccgcgccccgcagccccgcggccgccgcctccgccgcccGCAGCGCCGCCCCGGGCGCGCCGCGACCCAGCCCCGCcggcggcaccggcaccgaCGGCAACGGGAGCAGCGCCGGGGCCGGCAGCCTGCCGCCCCTGAGCAGCTTCAGGCCCGGCCGGGAAGATGTCATGGTAGGAGACGACCCCTACAACCCCTACAAGTACACGGACGATAACCCCTACTACAACTACTACGACACCTACGAGCGGCCCCGCCAGGGCAGCAGGTACAGACCCGGCTACGGCACCGGCTACTTCCAGTACG GTCTCCCTGACTTAGTCCCGGATCCCTATTACATCCAGGCGTCCACATATGTCCAGAGGATGTCCATGTATAACCTGAGATGTGCTGCCGAGGAGAACTGCTTGGCAAG TTCAGCTTATCGAGCAGATGTGAGAGACTACGACAATCGGGTGCTCCTGAGATTCCCCCAAAGAGTGAAAAACCAAGGCACATCGGATTTCCTGCCCAGCAGACCCCGTTATTCATGGGAGTGGCACAGCTGTCACCA ACATTATCACAGCATGGATGAGTTCAGCCACTATGACTTGTTGGATGCGAGCTCCCATAGAAAAGTTGCTGAAGGACACAAAGCAAGTTTCTGCCTTGAAGATACTTCCTGTGATTATGGATATTACAGGCGGTATGCatgtacagcacacacacag GGTCTGAGCCCTGGCTGCTACGACACTTACAATGCTGACATAGATTGCCAGTGGATTGATATTACTGACGTAAAACCTGGAAATTACATTCTGAAG GTGAGTGTGAACCCCAGCTACCTGGTGCCCGAATCCGATTACTCCAACAACATAGTCCGCTGCGACATCCGCTACACGGGCCACCACGCCTATGCCTCTGGCTGCACAATTTCACCGTGA
- the LOX gene encoding protein-lysine 6-oxidase isoform X1, with protein MRFAPPGLLLAQLHACIYWSCLCPAGCQQQPPRRDPPPPPAAWRQRIQWENNGQVYSLLSLGSQYQPPRRRQAAEAAGSPILLLRNNGTLQPRRAARPAAAQPQPQPLPAAGSRAASGARHWFQAGYQAPAGGRAAAAPRSPAAAASAARSAAPGAPRPSPAGGTGTDGNGSSAGAGSLPPLSSFRPGREDVMVGDDPYNPYKYTDDNPYYNYYDTYERPRQGSRYRPGYGTGYFQYGLPDLVPDPYYIQASTYVQRMSMYNLRCAAEENCLASSAYRADVRDYDNRVLLRFPQRVKNQGTSDFLPSRPRYSWEWHSCHQHYHSMDEFSHYDLLDASSHRKVAEGHKASFCLEDTSCDYGYYRRYACTAHTQGLSPGCYDTYNADIDCQWIDITDVKPGNYILKVSVNPSYLVPESDYSNNIVRCDIRYTGHHAYASGCTISPY; from the exons ATGCGTTTCGCGCCGCCGGGGCTCCTGCTCGCCCAGCTTCACGCCTGCATCTactggagctgcctctgccccgccggctgccagcagcagccgccgcGCCGGGatcccccgccgccgcccgccgcctgGAGGCAGCGGATCCAGTGGGAGAACAACGGGCAGGTGTACAGCCTGCTGAGCCTGGGCTCGCAGTACCAGCCCCCGCGGCGCAGGCaggcggcggaggcggcgggcagccccatcctgctgctgcgGAACAACGGCACGCTGCAGCCGCGGAGagccgcccgccccgccgccgcgcagccccagccccagcccctgcccgcCGCCGGCAGCCGCGCCGCCTCCGGCGCCCGGCACTGGTTCCAGGCCGGCTACCAGGCTCCCGCCgggggccgcgccgccgccgcgccccgcagccccgcggccgccgcctccgccgcccGCAGCGCCGCCCCGGGCGCGCCGCGACCCAGCCCCGCcggcggcaccggcaccgaCGGCAACGGGAGCAGCGCCGGGGCCGGCAGCCTGCCGCCCCTGAGCAGCTTCAGGCCCGGCCGGGAAGATGTCATGGTAGGAGACGACCCCTACAACCCCTACAAGTACACGGACGATAACCCCTACTACAACTACTACGACACCTACGAGCGGCCCCGCCAGGGCAGCAGGTACAGACCCGGCTACGGCACCGGCTACTTCCAGTACG GTCTCCCTGACTTAGTCCCGGATCCCTATTACATCCAGGCGTCCACATATGTCCAGAGGATGTCCATGTATAACCTGAGATGTGCTGCCGAGGAGAACTGCTTGGCAAG TTCAGCTTATCGAGCAGATGTGAGAGACTACGACAATCGGGTGCTCCTGAGATTCCCCCAAAGAGTGAAAAACCAAGGCACATCGGATTTCCTGCCCAGCAGACCCCGTTATTCATGGGAGTGGCACAGCTGTCACCA ACATTATCACAGCATGGATGAGTTCAGCCACTATGACTTGTTGGATGCGAGCTCCCATAGAAAAGTTGCTGAAGGACACAAAGCAAGTTTCTGCCTTGAAGATACTTCCTGTGATTATGGATATTACAGGCGGTATGCatgtacagcacacacacag GGTCTGAGCCCTGGCTGCTACGACACTTACAATGCTGACATAGATTGCCAGTGGATTGATATTACTGACGTAAAACCTGGAAATTACATTCTGAAG GTGAGTGTGAACCCCAGCTACCTGGTGCCCGAATCCGATTACTCCAACAACATAGTCCGCTGCGACATCCGCTACACGGGCCACCACGCCTATGCCTCTGGCTGCACAATTTCACC ATACTGA